The following are encoded together in the Bicyclus anynana chromosome 2, ilBicAnyn1.1, whole genome shotgun sequence genome:
- the LOC112047793 gene encoding nicotinamide riboside kinase 2: MTLAKRDEWIIIGISGVTCGGKTTLANKLLDILSPVYIFHQDKYFYPDDSPHHIKCDNLDHNNYDILSSLNMSLMYDDIVSTINGDNKSQNHNLDRSHGKIEVKGKKFMIVEGFTVINYKPIMEICHLRYFFVLDYATCLNRRVYRLYDPPDIDGYFDQCVWPEHLKYRAEVEKDKRITILDGTRHDSLETVLSNLASMGSSKVL, encoded by the exons ATGACTTTGGCAAAGAGAGATGAATGGATTATCATAGGTATATCGGGAGTGACCTGCGGTGGAAAAACAACTTTAGCTAACAAATTGCTGGATATCCTCTCACCAGTATATATCTTCCATCAAGACAAATACTTCTATCCAGATGACAGTCCTCATCATATCAAGTGTGACAATTTGGACcacaataattatgatattttgtCATCATTGAACATGTCATTGATGTATGACGATATTGTTAGCACCATTAATGGAGACAATAAGTCACAAAATCATAATCTGGATAGAAGTCATGGAAAAATAGAAGTGAAGGGAAAGAAGTTTATGATTGTAGAGGGATTCACGGTTATAAATTATAAGCCTATAATGGAGATTTGTCATTTAAG gtacttctttGTATTAGACTATGCAACATGTTTAAATCGCCGGGTGTACCGCTTATATGATCCACCAGACATCGACGGTTACTTTGACCAGTGTGTTTGGCCTGAACACCTCAAATACAGAGCTGAG gTCGAAAAAGATAAACGTATCACCATCTTAGATGGAACGAGACACGATTCTCTTGAGACCGTTTTATCAAATCTTGCATCAATGGGCTCTTCAAAAGTATTATGA